A single genomic interval of Acipenser ruthenus chromosome 28, fAciRut3.2 maternal haplotype, whole genome shotgun sequence harbors:
- the LOC117435125 gene encoding cysteine--tRNA ligase, cytoplasmic-like isoform X2: MAASVEQAKGKRVQPAWSPPEGTEQPRLHLYNSLTRNKDEFVPQNGKQVLWYCCGPTVYDASHMGHARSYISFDILRRVLMNYFKYDVFYCMNITDIDDKIIKRARQNHLFEQYREKKPAPAQILGDVQTALKPFLVKLAETTDPDKKQMLERLHAAVTLVLGPLQEAVQRGAAASEVAPKAELLLKEAKDLLSDWLDSQLGSQVTENSIFSILPKYWEGEYHQDMEALNVLPPDVLTRVSEYVPEIVAFVKKVVENGYGYVSNGSVYFDTAQFGGSEKHSYGKLVPEAVGDQKALQEGEGDLSISADRLSEKRSQNDFALWKASKPGEPSWDSPWGKGRPGWHIECSAMAGSILGESMDIHGGGFDLRFPHHDNELAQSEAYFENDHWVRYFLHTGHLTIAGCKMSKSLKNFITIKDALAKHTARQLRLAFLMHSWKDTLDYSNNTMESAIQYEKFINEFFLNVKDVLRAPTNITGQYEKWDSQEIELNKSFYEKKAAVHRALCDNVDTRTAMEEMRALVSLGNTYIAARKSNRQTPNRMLLQSVAAYLTEMLRVFGAIDGVEPIGFPVGGSGQNMDLEAIVMPYLSVLSDFRETVRKIARENKVTEVLQLCDALRDDTLPELGVRLEDHEGLPTVVKLVDRETLLKEREEKKQVEEEKKRKKEEAARKKQEQEAAKLAKMKIPPSEMFRSEIDKYSNFDDSGFPTHDAEGKEISKGQTKKLKKLYDAQEKLHKDYLEMVQNGGSS; this comes from the exons ATGGCGGCATCTGTGGAACAGG CAAAGGGGAAGAGGGTTCAGCCCGCTTGGTCCCCTCCAGAAGGAACGGAGCAGCCGAGACTCCACCTGTACAACAGCCTGACTCGCAATAAG GACGAGTTTGTGCCTCAGAATGGGAAGCAGGTGTTGTGGTACTGCTGCGGGCCCACTGTCTACGATGCCTCTCACATGGGCCACGCAAG ATCTTATATATCGTTTGACATCCTGCGAAGAGTCTTAATGAATTACTTCAAATACGATGTATTCTACTGCATGAACATCACAGACATCGACGATAAG ATCATAAAGAGAGCCCGGCAGAACCACCTGTTTGAGCAGTACAGAGAGAAGAAGCCAGCTCCTGCACAGATTCTGGGAGATGTTCAGACTGCATTAAAG CCCTTCCTGGTAAAGCTGGCAGAAACGACAGACCCTGACAAGAAGCAGATGCTGGAGCGCCTTCACGCAGCAGTGACCTTGGTGCTGGGTCCCCTACAGGAGGCAGTGCAGAGGGGAGCAGCCGCCAGCGAAGTAGCGCCCAAGGCAGAG CTGTTACTCAAAGAAGCCAAGGACCTGCTTTCTGATTGGTTGGATTCCCAGTTAGGCAGTCAGGTCACTGAGAACTCCATCTTTTCCATCCTTCCAAAGTACTGGGAAGGTGAATACCACCAGGATATGGAAGCACTTAAT GTCCTGCCCCCGGATGTGCTGACCAGAGTCAGTGAGTATGTACCAGAGATTGTGGCGTTTGTGAAAAAGGTGGTGGAGAATGGTTATGG GTATGTCTCAAATGGTTCTGTGTATTTTGACACAGCGCAGTTTGGCGGCAGTGAAAAGCACTCGTATGGCAAGCTGGTTCCAGAGGCTGTAGGGGACCAGAAAGCACTGCAGGAAGGGGAAG GTGACCTGAGTATCTCAGCTGACAGGCTCAGTGAGAAGAGGTCTCAGAATGACTTTGCCCTGTGGAAGGCTTCAAAACCTGGGGAGCCATCATGGGACTCCCCCTGGGGAAAG GGACGGCCAGGCTGGCACATCGAATGCTCAGCGATGGCTGGCTCCATCTTGGGAGAATCCATGGACATCCATGGAGGTGGGTTCGACCTCCGCTTCCCTCATCATGACAATGAGTTGGCACAGTCCGAG GCATATTTTGAGAACGACCACTGGGTGCGCTATTTCCTGCACACAGGTCACCTGACCATTGCTGGCTGCAAGATGTCCAAGTCTCTGAAAAACTTCATTACCATCAAGGATGCTCTAGcaaaacacacag CTCGACAGCTCCGACTGGCATTCCTAATGCACTCATGGAAGGACACTCTAGACTATTCCAACAACACTATGGAGTCTGCCATCCAGTACGAGAAGTTCATTAAT GAGTTCTTTTTAAATGTGAAGGATGTCCTGAGAGCTCCAACTAACATCACCGGCCAGTATGAGAAGTGGGATTCTCAGGAAATTGAGCTCAACAAGAG CTTTTATGAGAAGAAGGCAGCTGTACACAGGGCTCTGTGTGACAACGTGGACACTCGCACTGCCATGGAGGAGATGAGGGCCCTGGTGAGCCTGGGAAACACCTACATTGCCGCCAGGAAGAGCAACAGACAGACCCCCAACAGGATGCTGCTGCAGAGCGTGGCAGCCTACCTCACCGAGATGCTGAGG GTCTTTGGGGCTATAGATGGAGTGGAGCCTATTGGATTTCCTGTGGGAGGAAGTGGCCAAAATATGGAT CTCGAGGCCATTGTGATGCCCTACCTGAGCGTCCTGTCAGACTTCAGGGAAACGGTGCGAAAGATCGCTCGGGAAAACAAAG TCACGGAGGTCCTGCAGCTGTGCGATGCTCTGCGCGATGACACCCTCCCAGAACTTGGAGTGCGTCTGGAGGACCACGAAG GCCTCCCGACGGTGGTAAAGCTAGTTGATCGTGAGACGTTgctgaaggagagggaggagaagaaACAG GTGGAGGaagagaagaagaggaagaaagaAGAGGCGGCCCGGAAGAAACAGGAACAGGAA GCAGCAAAACTAGCAAAGATGAAGATCCCACCAAGTGAAATGTTCCGCTCAGAAATTGACAAGTACTCGAACTTCGATGACAGT GGTTTTCCCACGCATGACGCGGAGGGCAAGGAGATCAGCAAAGGACAGACAaagaagctgaagaaactgtatGACGCTCAGGAGAAGCTTCACAAG
- the LOC117435125 gene encoding cysteine--tRNA ligase, cytoplasmic-like isoform X1 produces MAASVEQAFDYGLLLSIREESARLAALNEYLSTRSYIGGFTFSQADVEAFTRFPEPPREQYFHVLRWYRHIAAITDTSSANSCDTKGKRVQPAWSPPEGTEQPRLHLYNSLTRNKDEFVPQNGKQVLWYCCGPTVYDASHMGHARSYISFDILRRVLMNYFKYDVFYCMNITDIDDKIIKRARQNHLFEQYREKKPAPAQILGDVQTALKPFLVKLAETTDPDKKQMLERLHAAVTLVLGPLQEAVQRGAAASEVAPKAELLLKEAKDLLSDWLDSQLGSQVTENSIFSILPKYWEGEYHQDMEALNVLPPDVLTRVSEYVPEIVAFVKKVVENGYGYVSNGSVYFDTAQFGGSEKHSYGKLVPEAVGDQKALQEGEGDLSISADRLSEKRSQNDFALWKASKPGEPSWDSPWGKGRPGWHIECSAMAGSILGESMDIHGGGFDLRFPHHDNELAQSEAYFENDHWVRYFLHTGHLTIAGCKMSKSLKNFITIKDALAKHTARQLRLAFLMHSWKDTLDYSNNTMESAIQYEKFINEFFLNVKDVLRAPTNITGQYEKWDSQEIELNKSFYEKKAAVHRALCDNVDTRTAMEEMRALVSLGNTYIAARKSNRQTPNRMLLQSVAAYLTEMLRVFGAIDGVEPIGFPVGGSGQNMDLEAIVMPYLSVLSDFRETVRKIARENKVTEVLQLCDALRDDTLPELGVRLEDHEGLPTVVKLVDRETLLKEREEKKQVEEEKKRKKEEAARKKQEQEAAKLAKMKIPPSEMFRSEIDKYSNFDDSGFPTHDAEGKEISKGQTKKLKKLYDAQEKLHKDYLEMVQNGGSS; encoded by the exons ATGGCGGCATCTGTGGAACAGG CATTCGACTATGGCTTGCTTCTCAGTATAAGAGAGGAGTCTGCCAGGCTCGCAGCCCTGAACGAGTACCTGAGCACTCGCAGTTACATCGGAGGGTTCACCTTCTCGCAGGCGGACGTGGAAGCATTCACACGTTTCCCTGAGCCGCCCCGAGAGCAGTACTTCCATGTGCTGAGGTGGTACAGGCACATAGCGGCCATCACAGACACCAGCTCTGCTAATTCATGTGACA CAAAGGGGAAGAGGGTTCAGCCCGCTTGGTCCCCTCCAGAAGGAACGGAGCAGCCGAGACTCCACCTGTACAACAGCCTGACTCGCAATAAG GACGAGTTTGTGCCTCAGAATGGGAAGCAGGTGTTGTGGTACTGCTGCGGGCCCACTGTCTACGATGCCTCTCACATGGGCCACGCAAG ATCTTATATATCGTTTGACATCCTGCGAAGAGTCTTAATGAATTACTTCAAATACGATGTATTCTACTGCATGAACATCACAGACATCGACGATAAG ATCATAAAGAGAGCCCGGCAGAACCACCTGTTTGAGCAGTACAGAGAGAAGAAGCCAGCTCCTGCACAGATTCTGGGAGATGTTCAGACTGCATTAAAG CCCTTCCTGGTAAAGCTGGCAGAAACGACAGACCCTGACAAGAAGCAGATGCTGGAGCGCCTTCACGCAGCAGTGACCTTGGTGCTGGGTCCCCTACAGGAGGCAGTGCAGAGGGGAGCAGCCGCCAGCGAAGTAGCGCCCAAGGCAGAG CTGTTACTCAAAGAAGCCAAGGACCTGCTTTCTGATTGGTTGGATTCCCAGTTAGGCAGTCAGGTCACTGAGAACTCCATCTTTTCCATCCTTCCAAAGTACTGGGAAGGTGAATACCACCAGGATATGGAAGCACTTAAT GTCCTGCCCCCGGATGTGCTGACCAGAGTCAGTGAGTATGTACCAGAGATTGTGGCGTTTGTGAAAAAGGTGGTGGAGAATGGTTATGG GTATGTCTCAAATGGTTCTGTGTATTTTGACACAGCGCAGTTTGGCGGCAGTGAAAAGCACTCGTATGGCAAGCTGGTTCCAGAGGCTGTAGGGGACCAGAAAGCACTGCAGGAAGGGGAAG GTGACCTGAGTATCTCAGCTGACAGGCTCAGTGAGAAGAGGTCTCAGAATGACTTTGCCCTGTGGAAGGCTTCAAAACCTGGGGAGCCATCATGGGACTCCCCCTGGGGAAAG GGACGGCCAGGCTGGCACATCGAATGCTCAGCGATGGCTGGCTCCATCTTGGGAGAATCCATGGACATCCATGGAGGTGGGTTCGACCTCCGCTTCCCTCATCATGACAATGAGTTGGCACAGTCCGAG GCATATTTTGAGAACGACCACTGGGTGCGCTATTTCCTGCACACAGGTCACCTGACCATTGCTGGCTGCAAGATGTCCAAGTCTCTGAAAAACTTCATTACCATCAAGGATGCTCTAGcaaaacacacag CTCGACAGCTCCGACTGGCATTCCTAATGCACTCATGGAAGGACACTCTAGACTATTCCAACAACACTATGGAGTCTGCCATCCAGTACGAGAAGTTCATTAAT GAGTTCTTTTTAAATGTGAAGGATGTCCTGAGAGCTCCAACTAACATCACCGGCCAGTATGAGAAGTGGGATTCTCAGGAAATTGAGCTCAACAAGAG CTTTTATGAGAAGAAGGCAGCTGTACACAGGGCTCTGTGTGACAACGTGGACACTCGCACTGCCATGGAGGAGATGAGGGCCCTGGTGAGCCTGGGAAACACCTACATTGCCGCCAGGAAGAGCAACAGACAGACCCCCAACAGGATGCTGCTGCAGAGCGTGGCAGCCTACCTCACCGAGATGCTGAGG GTCTTTGGGGCTATAGATGGAGTGGAGCCTATTGGATTTCCTGTGGGAGGAAGTGGCCAAAATATGGAT CTCGAGGCCATTGTGATGCCCTACCTGAGCGTCCTGTCAGACTTCAGGGAAACGGTGCGAAAGATCGCTCGGGAAAACAAAG TCACGGAGGTCCTGCAGCTGTGCGATGCTCTGCGCGATGACACCCTCCCAGAACTTGGAGTGCGTCTGGAGGACCACGAAG GCCTCCCGACGGTGGTAAAGCTAGTTGATCGTGAGACGTTgctgaaggagagggaggagaagaaACAG GTGGAGGaagagaagaagaggaagaaagaAGAGGCGGCCCGGAAGAAACAGGAACAGGAA GCAGCAAAACTAGCAAAGATGAAGATCCCACCAAGTGAAATGTTCCGCTCAGAAATTGACAAGTACTCGAACTTCGATGACAGT GGTTTTCCCACGCATGACGCGGAGGGCAAGGAGATCAGCAAAGGACAGACAaagaagctgaagaaactgtatGACGCTCAGGAGAAGCTTCACAAG
- the LOC117435125 gene encoding cysteine--tRNA ligase, cytoplasmic-like isoform X3, with protein sequence MAASVEQAFDYGLLLSIREESARLAALNEYLSTRSYIGGFTFSQADVEAFTRFPEPPREQYFHVLRWYRHIAAITDTSSANSCDTKGKRVQPAWSPPEGTEQPRLHLYNSLTRNKDEFVPQNGKQVLWYCCGPTVYDASHMGHARSYISFDILRRVLMNYFKYDVFYCMNITDIDDKIIKRARQNHLFEQYREKKPAPAQILGDVQTALKPFLVKLAETTDPDKKQMLERLHAAVTLVLGPLQEAVQRGAAASEVAPKAELLLKEAKDLLSDWLDSQLGSQVTENSIFSILPKYWEGEYHQDMEALNVLPPDVLTRVSEYVPEIVAFVKKVVENGYGYVSNGSVYFDTAQFGGSEKHSYGKLVPEAVGDQKALQEGEGDLSISADRLSEKRSQNDFALWKASKPGEPSWDSPWGKGRPGWHIECSAMAGSILGESMDIHGGGFDLRFPHHDNELAQSEAYFENDHWVRYFLHTGHLTIAGCKMSKSLKNFITIKDALAKHTARQLRLAFLMHSWKDTLDYSNNTMESAIQYEKFINEFFLNVKDVLRAPTNITGQYEKWDSQEIELNKSFYEKKAAVHRALCDNVDTRTAMEEMRALVSLGNTYIAARKSNRQTPNRMLLQSVAAYLTEMLRVFGAIDGVEPIGFPVGGSGQNMDLLLAR encoded by the exons ATGGCGGCATCTGTGGAACAGG CATTCGACTATGGCTTGCTTCTCAGTATAAGAGAGGAGTCTGCCAGGCTCGCAGCCCTGAACGAGTACCTGAGCACTCGCAGTTACATCGGAGGGTTCACCTTCTCGCAGGCGGACGTGGAAGCATTCACACGTTTCCCTGAGCCGCCCCGAGAGCAGTACTTCCATGTGCTGAGGTGGTACAGGCACATAGCGGCCATCACAGACACCAGCTCTGCTAATTCATGTGACA CAAAGGGGAAGAGGGTTCAGCCCGCTTGGTCCCCTCCAGAAGGAACGGAGCAGCCGAGACTCCACCTGTACAACAGCCTGACTCGCAATAAG GACGAGTTTGTGCCTCAGAATGGGAAGCAGGTGTTGTGGTACTGCTGCGGGCCCACTGTCTACGATGCCTCTCACATGGGCCACGCAAG ATCTTATATATCGTTTGACATCCTGCGAAGAGTCTTAATGAATTACTTCAAATACGATGTATTCTACTGCATGAACATCACAGACATCGACGATAAG ATCATAAAGAGAGCCCGGCAGAACCACCTGTTTGAGCAGTACAGAGAGAAGAAGCCAGCTCCTGCACAGATTCTGGGAGATGTTCAGACTGCATTAAAG CCCTTCCTGGTAAAGCTGGCAGAAACGACAGACCCTGACAAGAAGCAGATGCTGGAGCGCCTTCACGCAGCAGTGACCTTGGTGCTGGGTCCCCTACAGGAGGCAGTGCAGAGGGGAGCAGCCGCCAGCGAAGTAGCGCCCAAGGCAGAG CTGTTACTCAAAGAAGCCAAGGACCTGCTTTCTGATTGGTTGGATTCCCAGTTAGGCAGTCAGGTCACTGAGAACTCCATCTTTTCCATCCTTCCAAAGTACTGGGAAGGTGAATACCACCAGGATATGGAAGCACTTAAT GTCCTGCCCCCGGATGTGCTGACCAGAGTCAGTGAGTATGTACCAGAGATTGTGGCGTTTGTGAAAAAGGTGGTGGAGAATGGTTATGG GTATGTCTCAAATGGTTCTGTGTATTTTGACACAGCGCAGTTTGGCGGCAGTGAAAAGCACTCGTATGGCAAGCTGGTTCCAGAGGCTGTAGGGGACCAGAAAGCACTGCAGGAAGGGGAAG GTGACCTGAGTATCTCAGCTGACAGGCTCAGTGAGAAGAGGTCTCAGAATGACTTTGCCCTGTGGAAGGCTTCAAAACCTGGGGAGCCATCATGGGACTCCCCCTGGGGAAAG GGACGGCCAGGCTGGCACATCGAATGCTCAGCGATGGCTGGCTCCATCTTGGGAGAATCCATGGACATCCATGGAGGTGGGTTCGACCTCCGCTTCCCTCATCATGACAATGAGTTGGCACAGTCCGAG GCATATTTTGAGAACGACCACTGGGTGCGCTATTTCCTGCACACAGGTCACCTGACCATTGCTGGCTGCAAGATGTCCAAGTCTCTGAAAAACTTCATTACCATCAAGGATGCTCTAGcaaaacacacag CTCGACAGCTCCGACTGGCATTCCTAATGCACTCATGGAAGGACACTCTAGACTATTCCAACAACACTATGGAGTCTGCCATCCAGTACGAGAAGTTCATTAAT GAGTTCTTTTTAAATGTGAAGGATGTCCTGAGAGCTCCAACTAACATCACCGGCCAGTATGAGAAGTGGGATTCTCAGGAAATTGAGCTCAACAAGAG CTTTTATGAGAAGAAGGCAGCTGTACACAGGGCTCTGTGTGACAACGTGGACACTCGCACTGCCATGGAGGAGATGAGGGCCCTGGTGAGCCTGGGAAACACCTACATTGCCGCCAGGAAGAGCAACAGACAGACCCCCAACAGGATGCTGCTGCAGAGCGTGGCAGCCTACCTCACCGAGATGCTGAGG GTCTTTGGGGCTATAGATGGAGTGGAGCCTATTGGATTTCCTGTGGGAGGAAGTGGCCAAAATATGGAT CTTTTGTTAGCACGGTAG